A window of the Burkholderia sp. 9120 genome harbors these coding sequences:
- a CDS encoding DUF1501 domain-containing protein, translating into MLSRRKFLSVAAAGAGAMLVSPQIVFASVATDRRFVFVIQRGAADGLNIVVPYADPAYANLRGALAIDTSNAAKLDGTFALHPALAQTASMYANRQALFVHAVASPYRDRSHFDGQNVLETGGTAPYQMKDGWLNRLVAQLPATRENAIAFAPTVPMALRGAAQVTSYAPSALPQAPDDLLTRVAQLYDQDAQLRPLWDSAMAARGLAGDAGARQDPASLGKLAAGFLSRDDGPRIAMIETGGWDTHSAQNPRLANQLKALDTMLASLRDGMGPLWSKTTVLVATEFGRTAAANGTGGTDHGTGSVAMVLGGSVAGGRVISDWPGLAPHALYEARDLKPTTSLDAVIAGTAGESLGLDPQRTACALFGSTARPLTGVLRA; encoded by the coding sequence ATGTTGTCACGCCGTAAATTTCTGAGCGTTGCCGCTGCGGGCGCCGGCGCGATGCTCGTATCGCCGCAGATCGTGTTCGCGAGTGTCGCCACCGATCGCCGTTTCGTTTTCGTGATCCAGCGCGGCGCGGCCGACGGGTTGAACATCGTCGTGCCGTACGCCGATCCCGCTTATGCGAATCTGCGCGGCGCGCTGGCGATCGATACGTCGAACGCGGCGAAGCTCGACGGCACGTTCGCGTTGCATCCGGCGCTCGCGCAAACCGCGTCGATGTATGCGAATCGCCAGGCGCTGTTCGTGCACGCGGTGGCGTCGCCGTATCGCGACCGCTCGCATTTCGACGGCCAGAACGTGCTGGAGACCGGCGGCACCGCGCCGTATCAGATGAAGGACGGCTGGCTGAACCGGCTCGTCGCCCAGTTGCCCGCCACGCGCGAAAACGCGATCGCCTTCGCGCCGACCGTGCCGATGGCGCTGCGCGGCGCGGCGCAGGTGACGTCGTACGCGCCGTCGGCGTTGCCGCAAGCGCCCGACGATCTGCTCACGCGCGTCGCGCAACTGTACGACCAGGACGCGCAGTTACGTCCGCTGTGGGATTCGGCGATGGCGGCACGCGGCCTCGCGGGCGACGCCGGCGCGCGTCAGGACCCGGCCAGCCTCGGCAAGCTCGCCGCGGGTTTTCTGTCGCGCGACGACGGTCCGCGTATCGCGATGATCGAAACCGGCGGCTGGGACACGCACAGCGCGCAGAACCCGCGTCTCGCCAATCAGTTGAAAGCGCTCGACACGATGCTCGCGTCGTTGCGCGACGGCATGGGGCCGTTGTGGAGCAAAACCACGGTGCTGGTGGCGACGGAGTTCGGACGGACCGCCGCCGCCAACGGCACGGGTGGCACGGACCACGGCACGGGATCGGTGGCGATGGTGCTGGGCGGGTCGGTGGCGGGCGGACGGGTGATTTCGGATTGGCCCGGCCTCGCGCCGCACGCGCTTTATGAAGCGCGCGACCTGAAACCGACCACGTCGCTGGACGCGGTGATTGCCGGGACGGCAGGTGAAAGTCTTGGGCTCGATCCGCAGCGCACGGCTTGCGCGTTGTTCGGTTCAACCGCGCGGCCGCTGACGGGGGTTTTGCGGGCGTAG
- a CDS encoding YXWGXW repeat-containing protein, whose amino-acid sequence MKIRSSVRAVSIAGLCAVVLSACVVEPARPAQPAPLVEVVPAAPAPGYHWVKGHYRWEGNHWQWVPGHWVG is encoded by the coding sequence ATGAAAATCAGATCGTCTGTACGCGCCGTTTCGATTGCGGGTCTTTGTGCCGTGGTCCTGTCAGCTTGCGTGGTGGAACCGGCCCGGCCGGCGCAGCCCGCGCCGCTCGTCGAAGTCGTCCCGGCCGCGCCGGCGCCGGGCTATCACTGGGTGAAGGGCCACTACCGCTGGGAAGGCAATCACTGGCAATGGGTCCCGGGACACTGGGTGGGTTGA
- a CDS encoding MFS transporter, producing MNNAPATPSPPLAAMAGKTRSLVILLLCQVGAMSVWFSSSAVVAIVKQAQGLSALQATLLTSAVQAGFVAGTVTSALLSLADRFDPRRLFMASALTAGGVTASLAFIAPASPLAILLRFITGICMAGVYPVGMRLAATWAKGDLGLLIGLLVGALTFGSASPHLLAALGGSNWRAIYGISAGCALLAGVAILLCGVGPGMARAVRIDWTALAAAWRNPALRLANLGYLGHMWELYAMWAWLAVFLQTSFAAAGMPQPRVAAEWLTFGAVAAGALGAWLGGVLADRLGRTTLTVGAMAMSGACAALMGWLPGAPVWLIATVALCWGVSVIADSAQFSASIAELAEPASIGTLLTAQTCAGFLLTLVSIHLVPDVVALAGWRGAFSMLAIGPLLGCVAMLRLRRLPDARRLAGGRR from the coding sequence ATGAACAACGCTCCGGCCACCCCGTCCCCGCCGCTCGCCGCGATGGCGGGAAAAACGCGTTCGCTGGTGATCCTGCTGCTCTGCCAGGTCGGCGCGATGAGCGTGTGGTTTTCGTCGTCGGCGGTCGTGGCGATCGTCAAACAGGCGCAGGGACTCTCCGCATTGCAAGCCACCTTGCTGACCAGCGCGGTGCAGGCCGGATTCGTCGCGGGCACGGTGACGAGCGCGCTGCTGTCGCTCGCCGACCGCTTCGATCCGCGACGACTCTTCATGGCTAGCGCGCTGACGGCCGGCGGGGTCACGGCGTCGCTCGCGTTCATCGCGCCGGCGAGTCCGCTCGCGATCCTGTTGCGCTTTATCACCGGCATCTGCATGGCGGGGGTTTATCCGGTCGGCATGCGGCTCGCGGCCACCTGGGCCAAAGGCGATCTCGGCCTGCTGATCGGGCTGCTGGTCGGCGCCCTCACCTTCGGCTCGGCGAGCCCCCATCTGCTGGCGGCGCTCGGCGGCTCGAACTGGCGCGCGATCTACGGCATCTCGGCCGGCTGCGCTTTGCTGGCCGGCGTGGCGATCCTGCTGTGCGGCGTCGGGCCGGGCATGGCGCGCGCGGTCCGCATCGACTGGACGGCGCTCGCCGCCGCGTGGCGCAACCCGGCGCTGCGGCTCGCGAATCTCGGCTATCTCGGTCACATGTGGGAGCTTTATGCGATGTGGGCCTGGCTCGCCGTATTCCTGCAGACGAGCTTCGCCGCGGCCGGCATGCCGCAGCCGCGCGTGGCCGCCGAATGGCTGACCTTCGGCGCGGTCGCGGCCGGCGCGCTCGGCGCGTGGCTCGGCGGCGTGCTGGCGGATCGCCTCGGCCGCACCACGCTGACGGTCGGCGCCATGGCGATGAGCGGCGCCTGCGCCGCGCTGATGGGCTGGCTGCCCGGCGCGCCGGTGTGGCTGATCGCGACGGTCGCGCTGTGTTGGGGGGTGTCGGTGATCGCCGATTCGGCGCAGTTTTCGGCGAGCATCGCGGAGCTGGCGGAACCGGCGTCGATCGGCACGCTGCTGACCGCGCAAACCTGCGCGGGTTTTCTGCTGACGCTCGTCAGCATCCATCTGGTGCCGGACGTGGTTGCGCTGGCCGGCTGGCGTGGCGCTTTCAGCATGCTGGCGATCGGCCCGCTGCTCGGCTGTGTCGCGATGCTGCGCCTGCGGAGATTGCCGGACGCGAGGCGGCTCGCGGGCGGGCGGCGTTGA
- a CDS encoding LLM class flavin-dependent oxidoreductase, with amino-acid sequence MPKEIVLNAFDMNCVGHIQQGLWTHPRDQSTRYRDLQYWTDYARTLEAGLFDGIFFADVAGVYDVYGGNPDAAIRGAVQVPVNDPTLLIPAMAAVTQHLSFGVTSNLSVEQPYLFARRMSTLDHLTRGRVGWNIVTGYLDSASRAIGLTGQMAHDDRYDLADEYMELVYKLWECSWEDDAVLCDREQRLYADASKVHVIHHHGKQYRVDAMHLSEPSPQRTPVLYQAGSSTRGKQFAAAHAECVFVNGQAKPAVKTIVDDIRAHAVAAGRRADDIKVLLGQTIITGRTDRDAQDKYAEYQRYVSSEAALVHAAASLGIDFARYDLDEPIETGKSQAIVSNIEAMTRAAGPQWTKRKLLEQMVLGSRQAPLVGSAERIADELIAWTDETGVDGFNLSRTVAPECFEDFIELVVPVLQERGAYKRAYRDGTLRDKLFGHARLPATHTAARFRSPDWAAAQPLADGGAHD; translated from the coding sequence ATGCCGAAGGAAATCGTACTCAACGCGTTCGACATGAACTGCGTCGGTCACATCCAGCAAGGCCTGTGGACGCATCCGCGCGATCAGTCCACCCGCTATCGGGACTTGCAGTACTGGACCGACTACGCCCGCACGCTGGAAGCCGGCCTGTTCGACGGCATCTTTTTCGCGGACGTGGCGGGCGTCTACGACGTCTATGGCGGCAATCCCGACGCGGCGATTCGCGGCGCGGTCCAGGTGCCGGTCAACGATCCGACGCTGCTGATCCCGGCCATGGCGGCAGTCACGCAGCATCTGTCGTTCGGCGTCACGTCGAACCTCTCGGTCGAGCAGCCGTATCTGTTCGCGCGCCGCATGTCGACGCTCGATCATCTGACGCGCGGCCGGGTCGGCTGGAACATCGTCACGGGTTATCTCGACAGCGCATCCCGCGCGATCGGCCTCACCGGCCAGATGGCGCACGACGACCGCTACGACCTCGCGGACGAATATATGGAACTGGTCTACAAACTGTGGGAATGCAGTTGGGAAGACGATGCGGTGCTGTGCGACCGGGAGCAGCGCCTCTATGCGGACGCGTCGAAAGTGCATGTGATCCATCATCACGGCAAGCAGTATCGGGTCGATGCGATGCATCTGAGCGAACCGTCGCCGCAGCGCACGCCGGTGCTGTATCAGGCGGGTTCCTCCACACGCGGCAAGCAGTTCGCCGCGGCACACGCGGAATGCGTGTTCGTCAACGGTCAGGCGAAGCCCGCGGTCAAAACGATCGTCGACGACATTCGCGCGCATGCCGTGGCTGCCGGCCGTCGCGCGGACGATATCAAGGTGCTGCTCGGCCAAACCATCATAACGGGCCGCACGGATCGCGACGCGCAGGACAAATACGCGGAGTATCAGCGTTACGTCAGTTCGGAGGCGGCGCTCGTGCATGCGGCCGCGTCGCTCGGTATCGATTTCGCGCGCTACGACCTCGACGAACCGATCGAGACCGGCAAGAGCCAGGCGATCGTCTCGAACATCGAGGCGATGACGCGCGCCGCCGGGCCGCAATGGACCAAACGCAAACTGCTCGAACAGATGGTGCTGGGCAGCCGCCAGGCGCCGCTCGTCGGCTCGGCAGAACGGATCGCCGACGAACTGATCGCGTGGACCGATGAAACCGGCGTGGATGGCTTCAATCTGTCGCGCACGGTCGCGCCGGAATGCTTCGAGGATTTCATCGAACTGGTCGTGCCGGTGTTGCAGGAGCGAGGGGCGTATAAGCGCGCGTATCGCGACGGCACGTTGCGTGACAAGCTGTTCGGTCACGCGCGCTTGCCCGCCACGCACACGGCGGCACGTTTTCGCTCGCCGGACTGGGCGGCCGCGCAGCCCCTCGCCGACGGAGGCGCTCATGATTGA
- a CDS encoding XRE family transcriptional regulator — MSESVAVDLTQAISSRVKTEREARNWSLSELAERSGVSKAMISKIERGEASPTATVLGRLSGAFGLTLSTLLALAEQTGERLARHAQQAVWQDPETGYIRRRISPPTGGVLELLEIELPVGVKVPYPSDAFVFQHQQIWVTQGVLTFREGRQIYRLEAGDCLQLGAPAECEFFNAGDEVCRYLVGLVRR; from the coding sequence ATGTCCGAATCCGTTGCTGTCGATCTGACCCAGGCGATCTCGTCGCGCGTGAAGACCGAGCGCGAGGCGCGTAACTGGTCGTTGAGCGAACTGGCGGAGCGCTCCGGCGTTTCGAAGGCGATGATCAGCAAGATCGAGCGCGGCGAGGCGAGTCCCACCGCGACGGTGCTCGGGCGTTTGTCGGGCGCGTTCGGCTTGACCTTGTCGACCTTGCTCGCGCTCGCCGAGCAGACCGGCGAACGGCTCGCACGCCACGCGCAGCAAGCGGTCTGGCAGGACCCTGAAACGGGCTATATCCGGCGGCGCATTTCGCCGCCCACCGGCGGCGTGCTCGAACTACTGGAGATCGAATTGCCCGTGGGCGTGAAAGTCCCATATCCGTCGGATGCGTTCGTGTTTCAGCATCAGCAGATCTGGGTCACGCAAGGGGTGTTGACGTTTCGGGAAGGCCGGCAGATTTACCGGCTCGAAGCGGGGGATTGTCTGCAACTCGGCGCGCCGGCCGAATGCGAATTCTTCAATGCGGGCGACGAGGTGTGCCGCTACCTCGTCGGCCTGGTTCGACGTTAA
- a CDS encoding sensor domain-containing diguanylate cyclase produces the protein MKSSIMSLAVNRRHRLAAFAVSGLILGTVLAVLPVARLPATTIAPFLPLFTMAVIATEGLTAYLLWTQFMITRAAFLAALAGAYVYTAVTVAVQLLAFPGVFSATGLLGASPQSAVWIWAFWHGGSPLLVVIALWVRRRFPTPLVAPGAAARAGGVLCGGPLLLSMLVCYVAIRHADALPALVSEETYTRLPHSPSGIGIALISAAALLCLIASTRLRTLLDLWLGVAMLAGLGDIVVTLAANSRFSIGWYVARVASVLASSTVLGVLIWEISHLYRELHTANARLSEFAARDGLTGLYNRRYFDERYPEALARAQASAYPLSLMMVDIDHFKRFNDTLGHLHGDDTLNAVAAVLQSSLRRSGDFIARYGGEEFVVVLPDCGAQMASQLAERLRVAVVQRGVAAPFTPAGRVTVSVGIATTRNSELAAPDGLLAQADAALYRAKEAGRNRVAA, from the coding sequence ATGAAAAGCAGCATCATGAGCCTGGCGGTCAACCGCCGCCACCGTCTTGCTGCGTTCGCGGTTTCCGGATTGATTCTGGGCACGGTGCTCGCGGTGCTGCCGGTCGCGCGTCTGCCCGCCACGACGATCGCACCGTTCCTGCCGCTCTTCACGATGGCCGTCATCGCGACGGAAGGCCTCACGGCCTACCTGCTGTGGACGCAATTCATGATCACGCGGGCCGCCTTTCTGGCGGCGCTCGCCGGCGCTTACGTGTACACGGCCGTCACCGTCGCCGTGCAGTTGCTGGCGTTTCCGGGCGTGTTCTCGGCCACCGGCCTGCTCGGCGCGAGTCCGCAAAGCGCGGTGTGGATCTGGGCGTTCTGGCACGGCGGCTCGCCGCTGCTGGTAGTGATCGCGCTGTGGGTGAGGCGGCGTTTTCCCACGCCGCTGGTCGCGCCGGGCGCCGCGGCACGGGCGGGCGGCGTGCTATGCGGCGGGCCGCTGCTGCTGTCGATGCTGGTCTGCTACGTCGCGATCCGCCACGCGGACGCGCTGCCGGCGCTGGTCAGCGAAGAGACGTATACGAGGCTGCCGCATAGCCCGTCCGGGATCGGCATCGCACTCATCAGTGCGGCGGCGCTGCTTTGCCTCATTGCATCGACACGCTTGCGCACCCTGCTCGACCTGTGGCTCGGCGTCGCGATGCTCGCCGGTCTCGGCGATATCGTCGTGACGCTGGCGGCGAACTCGCGCTTCAGCATCGGCTGGTACGTTGCGCGGGTCGCGTCGGTGCTGGCGTCGAGCACCGTGCTCGGCGTGCTGATCTGGGAAATCAGCCACCTGTACCGCGAATTGCACACCGCCAACGCGCGGCTGAGCGAATTCGCCGCGCGCGACGGCCTCACCGGCCTGTACAACCGCCGCTACTTCGACGAGCGCTATCCGGAAGCACTGGCGCGCGCGCAAGCGTCCGCGTATCCGCTTTCGCTGATGATGGTGGACATCGATCATTTCAAACGTTTCAACGACACCCTGGGCCACCTGCACGGCGACGACACGCTAAACGCCGTGGCCGCCGTCTTGCAGTCGAGCCTGCGGCGCAGCGGCGATTTCATCGCGCGTTACGGCGGGGAGGAATTCGTCGTGGTGTTGCCGGATTGCGGCGCGCAGATGGCCAGTCAACTGGCCGAACGATTGCGCGTAGCGGTCGTGCAGCGCGGCGTGGCGGCGCCGTTTACGCCGGCCGGCCGGGTGACGGTGTCGGTGGGGATCGCCACCACGCGCAACAGTGAGCTGGCGGCGCCGGACGGGCTGCTCGCGCAGGCCGACGCGGCGCTTTATCGTGCGAAGGAAGCCGGGCGGAATCGCGTGGCGGCTTGA
- a CDS encoding flavin reductase, with product MIDKLSFRDAMAGLGAAVNIVTSDGAAGRAGCTASAVCGVTDEPPTLLVCINRSSRNNAAFRANGQLCVNVLSAEQQALAAHFASSALQVDERFAAAQWNTLTTGAPALDGALASLDCEIESVTEIGTHTVFFCAVKAVQTQGAGDALIYYGRRYHRVGARSVHAAHAAEPAA from the coding sequence ATGATTGACAAGCTCAGCTTCCGCGACGCGATGGCCGGACTCGGCGCGGCAGTCAACATCGTGACCAGCGACGGCGCGGCGGGTCGCGCCGGCTGCACCGCGTCGGCGGTCTGCGGCGTGACGGACGAGCCGCCCACGCTGCTAGTCTGCATCAATCGAAGCAGCCGCAATAACGCGGCGTTTCGCGCCAACGGCCAGCTTTGCGTCAACGTGCTGAGCGCCGAACAGCAGGCGCTCGCGGCGCATTTCGCCAGCAGCGCGCTGCAGGTCGACGAACGCTTCGCCGCCGCGCAATGGAACACGCTGACGACCGGCGCGCCGGCGCTGGATGGCGCGCTCGCGTCGCTGGACTGCGAGATCGAATCGGTAACGGAGATCGGTACGCACACCGTATTCTTTTGCGCGGTGAAGGCCGTGCAAACGCAGGGCGCCGGCGATGCGCTGATCTACTACGGCCGCCGTTACCATCGGGTCGGCGCGCGCTCCGTTCATGCGGCGCATGCCGCTGAACCGGCGGCATGA
- a CDS encoding BON domain-containing protein, producing MKTVNLLKALGIALCVATASSAYAQASDAMASGDMGMAAPSAKSMKKTDRTLGLQVRKALAKAQGFDVSNVFVRARGGAVTLTGSVPDGAQIPQAEEVAKGVAGVKSVNNKITIGTQGGGGG from the coding sequence GTGAAAACAGTCAATCTTTTGAAGGCGCTCGGCATTGCATTGTGTGTGGCGACGGCGTCCAGCGCCTACGCCCAGGCGAGCGATGCGATGGCGTCCGGCGATATGGGCATGGCAGCACCGAGTGCAAAATCCATGAAGAAGACGGACCGCACGTTGGGCCTGCAAGTGCGCAAAGCATTGGCGAAAGCCCAGGGCTTCGACGTGTCGAACGTGTTTGTCCGGGCTCGCGGCGGTGCGGTAACGTTGACTGGATCGGTGCCTGACGGCGCACAGATTCCGCAAGCGGAAGAAGTCGCGAAGGGGGTGGCCGGCGTGAAGTCGGTGAACAACAAGATCACCATCGGCACCCAAGGCGGTGGCGGCGGTTAA